The genomic interval AAAAACCGGCTGCACCAATACGCTCGCTGTCAATTGCCTGATCAAGTTCCCTGGTTTGCAATAACTGAGTCAAAGCAAAGCTAATATCCTGCGCCCTCTTCCATGGGGTCACAAAATCCATCGCTATTTTATGATCATAAGTGTTTCCCCAATGGTCAACTGCGGCAACGATGAATCCTTTCTGAACAAGTATACCGGCTAGCCATTCCATATTTAAGCGCCCTCCACCAGTCCCATGTGAAAGCATGATCAATGGAAATTTTTTTCGGGGAATAGGAGCGTTATGAATAGTTGAGATGCGAATAAAGGGATATTCGGGAGTTGTATACGCTTTACTGATATCTGCATCTGTAGGATACCAAATTTCGGTTGTCACTGGTCTGTTCCTTACTGAGTCCTTATAGTAAAAGGTCTTTTGGCCAATAGCGGAACTTTGGGCAAAAGCAATATAGGGTAGAAATACTATTGAAAAAGTAATTTTCTTAAACATAAAAGAGATTGTTTAAAAGACAAATCACTGGATAATATCCCAGATAAAGATTGACAAAAGTCAACAAATTCATTTTTTTGACTTGAGTCTGCTCAACGTTTCCTGAGATATACCCAGATAATCGGCAACAATTTTTGCGGATAGTCTTTTGATTAGTGTCTGATTATTATTTATCAACAGTTTATAACGGTCTTTAGCACCAACTGTGATTAAACTTTCAATCCGTTTGATAGAGTCTATATAGTCTCTTTCAAGGTTGATCCGATATACCTTTTCCCATTCGGGGAAATCATTAAGCAGTTGCTGAAAATCGTGATAACTGATGTATAAAACTTCGGATGTCTCCAAACTCTGGATATATGCTAAGGAAGGCTCCTGTAGGGTAAAGCTTGGAAAAGCTGTGCCGAATTTATCTTCAAATACAAGAAAACGTGTCGATTCTTTACCTTCAGCATCCAACATGAAAATTCGGAGACATCCGCTTTTTACGAAATACATATGGGAGCAGATATCACCCGCTTTCAGTAGTATTTCATTGCGCTGAAAAGTTTTGAATTTAAATTTT from Pedobacter sp. WC2423 carries:
- a CDS encoding Crp/Fnr family transcriptional regulator, whose protein sequence is MDKNKFGQLRKYLTNHIHVNDEMFSAFCRKFKFKTFQRNEILLKAGDICSHMYFVKSGCLRIFMLDAEGKESTRFLVFEDKFGTAFPSFTLQEPSLAYIQSLETSEVLYISYHDFQQLLNDFPEWEKVYRINLERDYIDSIKRIESLITVGAKDRYKLLINNNQTLIKRLSAKIVADYLGISQETLSRLKSKK